In Nocardioides sp., the following proteins share a genomic window:
- a CDS encoding homoserine O-acetyltransferase: MPDASAPDLSGPDPRQFATLFTRDDPLVLEGGATLGPVEVAYETWGELNADASNAVFVLHALTGDSHATGWWDTMVGPGLPVNTDRFFVICPNLLGGCRGTTGPSSIDPATGEAYGLDFPLLSMRDLVVVHRALMEHLGIGRLLACVGGSLGGMQVLQWALDAPTEIGHAVVVAASSRLSAQNIAFSAVARSAIMRDPDFDDGRVGGPGPRTGLAIARMMAHITYLSEAAMAEKFGRRIQDADEPRRRFGVDFAVESYLEHQGQSFLDRFDPLSYLYLSRLLDYFDPFADWDAVQALGNAARQGDGARFLVLSFDSDWRFSTEHSRRIVRILERVGVATSFREISAPHGHDSFLLEVPDYLRTVAAFLDHAAEAIR, translated from the coding sequence GTGCCCGACGCGAGCGCCCCCGATCTGAGCGGACCCGATCCGCGTCAGTTCGCGACCCTCTTCACCCGCGATGACCCGCTGGTGCTTGAGGGCGGGGCGACGCTAGGGCCGGTCGAGGTGGCGTACGAGACCTGGGGTGAACTCAACGCCGACGCCAGCAACGCCGTCTTCGTCCTGCATGCGCTGACCGGTGACTCGCACGCCACGGGGTGGTGGGACACGATGGTCGGCCCCGGGCTGCCGGTCAACACGGATCGCTTCTTCGTGATCTGCCCCAATCTGCTCGGTGGTTGTCGCGGCACGACCGGCCCCTCGTCGATCGACCCGGCGACCGGAGAGGCGTACGGCCTGGACTTTCCCCTCTTGTCCATGCGTGACCTGGTGGTGGTGCATCGGGCCCTGATGGAGCACTTGGGGATCGGACGTTTGCTGGCCTGCGTCGGGGGTTCGCTCGGCGGGATGCAGGTCCTGCAGTGGGCACTCGACGCCCCGACGGAGATCGGCCACGCCGTCGTCGTGGCCGCCTCAAGTCGCCTCTCTGCGCAGAACATCGCCTTCTCCGCGGTGGCGCGCTCGGCGATCATGCGGGACCCGGACTTCGACGACGGCCGGGTCGGGGGACCCGGCCCGCGCACCGGCTTGGCGATTGCCCGGATGATGGCTCACATCACCTATCTGTCCGAGGCCGCGATGGCCGAGAAGTTCGGTCGACGCATCCAGGACGCCGACGAGCCGCGGCGTCGCTTCGGCGTCGACTTCGCGGTCGAGTCCTACCTGGAACATCAAGGACAGTCCTTCTTGGATCGTTTCGACCCGCTGTCGTATCTCTATCTGTCGCGACTGCTCGACTACTTCGACCCATTCGCCGACTGGGACGCCGTCCAGGCGCTCGGCAATGCCGCCAGGCAAGGTGATGGCGCTCGCTTCTTGGTCTTGTCGTTCGACTCCGACTGGCGCTTCTCGACCGAGCACTCGCGCCGGATCGTACGAATCCTCGAACGCGTCGGGGTCGCAACCTCGTTCCGGGAGATCTCGGCCCCACACGGACACGACTCTTTCCTGCTGGAAGTGCCCGACTATCTGCGCACCGTCGCGGCGTTCTTGGACCACGCAGCGGAGGCGATCAGATGA
- a CDS encoding NAD(P)-binding domain-containing protein encodes MKERVEHLIIGAGFGGLCTAIKLQEDGERDFLVIEKAADVGGTWRDNTYPGAACDVPSQLYSLSFAPNPDWSMSFSPQPEIQAYLKRVADESGTLDRFVFDTLVESAQWDDQAYEWVVETSRGTVRANTLISAAGGLSEPRLPDIEGLGEFEGAIFHSARWDHGVDLTGKRIAVIGTGASAIQIVPELQKVAAHLDVYQRSAPYVMPRNDRAYSKAERFLFRHVPAVRKAYRAGIYWGRECYVPGFAINPKLAAPAKKMALKNLTDHVSDPDLVRRLTPSYDIGCKRILISNTYFPAIAAPNVDLVTDRIARVTATGIATTEGTQRPVDVIVVATGFHTTDLPIAERLTGRTGQTLAQTWQASGMQAYKGTTVRGFPNLFFIVGPNTGLGHSSMVHIIESQVAYIRECVGAMRRNRYAAIEPTEQAVDAWNGDVQKRLTKSVWNTGGCSSWYLDEHGKNTVLWPRTTFKFRSLLAHWDPEAYEVSAAPVVEERPARQPVVEEGTARQPVVEEGTARQPVVEEGTARQPVVEEGTARHPVVEEGAARLETTEPR; translated from the coding sequence GTGAAGGAACGTGTAGAACACCTCATCATCGGCGCCGGATTCGGTGGGCTGTGTACCGCGATCAAGCTCCAGGAGGACGGCGAGCGCGACTTCCTGGTGATCGAGAAGGCCGCCGATGTCGGCGGCACCTGGCGCGACAACACCTATCCCGGTGCAGCCTGCGACGTACCGAGTCAGCTCTATTCGTTGAGCTTCGCGCCCAACCCCGATTGGTCGATGTCGTTCTCGCCCCAGCCGGAGATCCAGGCGTACCTCAAGCGGGTGGCCGACGAGTCCGGCACCTTGGATCGCTTCGTCTTCGACACGCTCGTCGAGAGCGCGCAGTGGGACGACCAGGCGTACGAGTGGGTCGTCGAGACCTCCCGTGGCACGGTGCGCGCCAACACCCTGATCAGCGCCGCAGGCGGGCTGTCCGAGCCGCGGCTTCCCGACATCGAAGGCCTCGGCGAGTTCGAGGGCGCGATCTTCCACTCGGCTCGCTGGGATCATGGCGTGGACCTGACCGGCAAGAGGATCGCAGTGATCGGCACCGGCGCGAGCGCGATCCAGATCGTCCCGGAACTGCAGAAGGTCGCAGCCCATCTCGACGTCTATCAGCGCAGCGCGCCGTATGTGATGCCGCGCAACGACCGGGCGTACTCCAAAGCCGAGCGCTTCCTGTTTCGGCATGTGCCGGCCGTCCGCAAGGCCTACCGCGCGGGCATCTATTGGGGGCGCGAGTGTTATGTGCCGGGTTTCGCGATCAACCCGAAGTTGGCGGCGCCCGCGAAGAAGATGGCGCTGAAGAACCTCACCGACCACGTCAGCGACCCTGACCTCGTCCGTAGGTTGACGCCTTCGTACGACATCGGCTGCAAGCGGATCCTGATCTCCAACACCTACTTCCCGGCGATCGCTGCACCCAATGTCGACCTGGTCACCGACCGGATCGCGCGCGTCACCGCAACCGGGATTGCGACGACCGAAGGCACGCAGCGACCGGTCGACGTGATCGTCGTCGCCACCGGGTTCCACACCACCGATCTGCCGATCGCCGAACGCCTCACCGGGCGGACGGGACAAACGCTCGCGCAAACCTGGCAGGCGTCGGGGATGCAGGCCTACAAGGGCACCACGGTGCGCGGCTTCCCGAACCTGTTCTTCATCGTCGGACCCAACACCGGGCTGGGACACTCGTCGATGGTGCACATCATCGAGTCGCAGGTGGCCTACATCCGCGAATGTGTGGGCGCGATGCGCCGCAATCGCTATGCGGCGATCGAGCCGACCGAGCAGGCGGTGGACGCGTGGAATGGCGACGTCCAGAAGCGCCTGACGAAATCTGTGTGGAACACCGGTGGCTGCTCGTCGTGGTACCTCGACGAACACGGCAAGAACACCGTGCTGTGGCCACGGACAACCTTCAAGTTCCGCTCCCTCCTGGCCCACTGGGACCCCGAGGCGTACGAAGTCAGCGCCGCCCCGGTGGTTGAGGAGCGCCCAGCCCGCCAACCGGTGGTTGAGGAGGGCACAGCCCGCCAACCGGTGGTTGAGGAGGGCACAGCCCGCCAACCGGTGGTTGAGGAGGGCACAGCCCGCCAACCGGTGGTTGAGGAGGGCACAGCCCGCCATCCGGTGGTTGAGGAGGGCGCAGCCCGTCTCGAAACCACGGAACCTCGATGA
- a CDS encoding O-acetylhomoserine aminocarboxypropyltransferase/cysteine synthase family protein: MTRQPETLAVHAGQEQADPATNSRAVPIYQTTSYVFNDTEHAANLFALAEPGNIYTRIMNPTQDVFEQRMTQLEGGVGALAVASGSTATTYAVLNLCYAGDNIVALSTLYGGTYALFAHTLPQFGIEVRFVDPNKPEELAQHVDDKTRMVFGETIGNPRINVVDIRAWADAAHAQGLPLIIDNTAPTPYLCKPFELGADVVVHAATKYIGGHGTSIGGIIVDSGNFDWAAHSDRFPGLTKPDGAYHGVVWTEAVGNLAYIIRARTVLLRNTGAAITPMNSWLFLQGLETLHLRMERHSENALKVAQHLKNHESVAWVNYPGLEDDQFKANADKTLTGRGYGGLISFGIKTGREGGKKFVEGLELFSHLANIGDAKSLAIHNATTTHSQLTPDELEAAGVPEDMVRLSIGIEHVDDIIADLDQALAKASA, from the coding sequence ATGACCCGACAGCCCGAAACCCTCGCCGTCCACGCCGGACAGGAGCAGGCCGACCCGGCCACCAACTCCCGCGCCGTGCCGATCTACCAGACGACGTCGTACGTCTTCAACGACACCGAGCACGCGGCGAATCTCTTCGCGCTCGCCGAGCCCGGCAACATCTACACCCGCATCATGAACCCGACCCAAGACGTCTTCGAGCAGCGGATGACCCAGCTCGAAGGCGGAGTGGGTGCTCTCGCCGTCGCCTCGGGTTCGACAGCCACGACGTACGCCGTGCTCAACCTCTGCTACGCCGGGGACAACATCGTCGCGCTCTCCACGCTCTACGGCGGGACGTACGCACTCTTCGCGCACACGCTGCCCCAGTTCGGCATCGAGGTGCGCTTCGTCGACCCGAACAAGCCCGAGGAACTCGCCCAGCACGTCGACGACAAGACCCGGATGGTGTTCGGCGAGACCATCGGCAACCCGCGGATCAACGTGGTCGACATCCGCGCCTGGGCTGACGCCGCCCACGCTCAGGGTCTGCCGCTGATCATCGACAACACCGCGCCCACGCCGTACCTGTGCAAGCCGTTCGAGCTCGGTGCCGACGTCGTGGTGCACGCGGCGACGAAGTACATCGGCGGTCACGGAACTTCGATCGGCGGCATCATCGTCGACTCGGGCAACTTCGACTGGGCAGCACACAGCGACCGTTTCCCGGGTCTGACCAAACCCGACGGCGCCTACCACGGTGTGGTGTGGACCGAGGCAGTCGGCAACCTGGCGTACATCATCCGGGCCCGCACGGTGCTGCTGCGCAACACCGGTGCTGCGATCACGCCGATGAACTCCTGGCTCTTCCTGCAAGGGCTGGAGACGTTGCACCTGCGCATGGAACGGCACTCGGAGAACGCTCTCAAGGTCGCGCAGCATCTCAAGAACCACGAGTCTGTCGCGTGGGTGAACTACCCCGGCCTGGAGGACGACCAGTTCAAGGCCAACGCCGACAAGACGCTCACCGGCCGCGGCTACGGCGGCCTGATCTCGTTCGGGATCAAGACCGGACGCGAGGGCGGCAAGAAGTTCGTCGAGGGGCTGGAACTCTTCAGCCACCTGGCCAACATCGGTGACGCGAAGTCGCTGGCCATCCACAACGCCACGACCACGCACAGCCAGTTGACGCCAGACGAGTTGGAGGCCGCTGGCGTGCCGGAGGACATGGTCCGGCTGTCGATCGGTATCGAGCACGTCGACGACATCATCGCCGACCTCGACCAAGCCCTTGCGAAGGCGAGCGCCTGA
- a CDS encoding helix-turn-helix transcriptional regulator: MSRPDAAHDLSLATDTYLATGAHLTRDIAAMLTGDAVELRGTPRQAEEARYAPLMRMLAAQARDRGKRADIRASSRPLTQRESEVAVLLVEGCSDAVIASRLGVSVRTASWHVRKVLSRLAPPRSSSDAC, encoded by the coding sequence GTGTCTCGCCCGGATGCGGCTCACGACCTCTCGCTGGCCACTGACACGTACTTGGCCACAGGGGCCCACCTCACCCGGGACATTGCCGCGATGCTCACCGGAGACGCCGTCGAACTGCGCGGTACGCCTCGCCAAGCCGAGGAAGCCAGGTACGCCCCGCTGATGCGGATGCTCGCCGCGCAGGCTCGCGATCGCGGGAAGCGAGCCGACATTCGGGCGTCCTCGCGTCCGCTTACCCAGCGCGAATCCGAGGTCGCGGTGCTGCTGGTGGAAGGGTGCAGCGACGCCGTGATCGCGAGTCGGCTGGGCGTGTCGGTACGCACCGCCTCCTGGCACGTTCGCAAGGTGCTGAGTCGATTGGCGCCGCCCCGATCGTCGTCGGACGCCTGCTGA
- the metW gene encoding methionine biosynthesis protein MetW: protein MRPDLDVVAGLVPPGSRVLDLGCGDGQLLAALTERGCTGTGVDSDPDSVVAAIRRGVPVIELDIDTQLDEFSPDSYDVVVVSQTLQAAREPVELLRQVARIAGHGIVSVPNFGLWRHRASLLVRGRMPVSSELPYAWFDTPNIHLSSLVDLEDLFEATGFTVRRRALLAADGTAATGLRTLGPANLMASGAVYLIAAR from the coding sequence ATGAGACCCGATCTCGACGTCGTCGCGGGGCTGGTGCCACCCGGATCGCGAGTGCTCGATCTCGGCTGCGGCGACGGCCAACTCCTCGCCGCTCTCACCGAACGTGGCTGCACCGGCACCGGTGTCGACTCGGATCCCGACTCGGTGGTCGCCGCCATCCGTCGCGGTGTCCCGGTGATCGAGCTCGACATCGACACCCAACTCGACGAGTTCTCGCCCGACTCCTATGACGTGGTGGTCGTGTCGCAGACACTGCAGGCAGCCAGGGAACCGGTGGAACTGCTGCGTCAGGTGGCGCGGATAGCCGGGCACGGGATCGTGTCGGTGCCCAACTTCGGTCTGTGGCGACACCGTGCCTCGCTGCTGGTGCGCGGCAGGATGCCGGTGTCGAGCGAGTTGCCGTACGCCTGGTTCGACACTCCCAACATCCACCTGTCGTCGCTGGTGGATCTGGAGGATCTCTTCGAGGCAACCGGCTTCACGGTGCGCCGCCGGGCACTGCTCGCCGCAGACGGCACGGCGGCCACAGGCCTGCGTACGCTCGGGCCGGCCAACCTGATGGCCTCGGGCGCGGTGTACCTGATCGCCGCCCGCTGA
- a CDS encoding FUSC family protein — MSDDSGRDHVLDRAVRRSRTSVGSRVSRVRSKSWQIGQCALAAGVAWFVAADLLGHNTPFFAPIAAVVSLGTSYGQRLRRVVEVTIGVAVGVLVADLLVQQIGSGGWQLVLIVALAMSSAFLLDGGQLFVTQAAVQSIVVATLLPDAGAAFIRWSDALIGGAVALVAATLVPAAPLRRPREQAAVVVTKIAGLLRASADVMRSGETDVALDLLADARETDYLIRELRDAADEGMAVVASSPFRVRHKPGIRRMADLVDPLDRALRSTRVLVRHTAVSAYRSRPVPSAYATLADDLAAACDLVATELHFDRMAVDARPALLEVATGTGQVERSQTLSVEVVLAQLRSVIADLLLLTGLDPLEASDALPPPRSA, encoded by the coding sequence CTTGACCGTGCCGTGCGACGCAGTCGTACGTCTGTCGGGTCGCGCGTCTCTCGCGTGCGGTCCAAGTCCTGGCAGATCGGCCAATGCGCCCTGGCCGCCGGAGTCGCCTGGTTCGTCGCGGCAGACCTGCTGGGCCACAACACGCCGTTCTTCGCGCCGATCGCTGCGGTCGTCAGCCTCGGCACGTCGTACGGCCAGCGTCTGCGTCGCGTCGTCGAGGTGACGATCGGGGTGGCGGTCGGTGTGCTGGTGGCCGATCTGCTCGTGCAACAGATCGGTTCCGGCGGCTGGCAGTTGGTGCTGATCGTGGCGCTGGCGATGTCGTCGGCCTTCCTGCTCGACGGTGGGCAACTGTTCGTGACGCAGGCGGCGGTGCAGTCGATCGTGGTGGCGACGCTGCTGCCGGATGCTGGTGCGGCGTTCATTCGCTGGTCCGATGCCTTGATCGGCGGTGCAGTGGCACTGGTGGCGGCCACGTTGGTCCCGGCGGCGCCGCTTCGGCGCCCGCGTGAGCAGGCAGCTGTCGTGGTCACCAAGATCGCGGGACTGCTGCGGGCCTCCGCCGACGTGATGCGCTCAGGGGAGACCGACGTGGCGTTGGATCTGCTCGCAGATGCTCGCGAGACCGACTACCTGATCCGGGAGTTGCGCGACGCGGCTGACGAGGGGATGGCGGTCGTGGCGTCGTCTCCCTTCCGCGTGCGCCACAAGCCGGGAATCCGGCGGATGGCCGATCTGGTCGACCCGCTCGACCGGGCGCTGCGCTCCACCCGGGTGCTGGTGCGACACACGGCTGTGTCGGCGTATCGCAGTCGCCCGGTGCCGTCGGCGTACGCCACCTTGGCCGACGACCTCGCTGCGGCCTGCGACCTGGTCGCGACCGAGTTGCACTTCGACCGGATGGCCGTGGACGCGCGCCCGGCTCTGCTCGAGGTGGCGACGGGCACCGGTCAGGTCGAGCGCAGCCAGACTCTTTCGGTGGAGGTGGTGCTGGCGCAGTTGCGCTCGGTGATCGCCGACCTGCTGCTGCTCACGGGTCTGGATCCCTTGGAGGCCTCGGACGCCCTGCCGCCGCCTCGCAGCGCGTGA
- a CDS encoding SDR family NAD(P)-dependent oxidoreductase, with protein MKSLDDKVVVITGAASGIGRALAVETAGKGAHVAICDVDEVGLAETARLVEHAGARTVRRNRLDVTDREAMAAYATDVADEFGRVNVIINNAGVSLTGDFADLAYDDMEWIVAINFWGVVHGTKEFLPHVIASGDGHVVNLSSLFGLVSMPGQSLYNATKYAVRGLTEALREEMLIAGHPVGVTAVHPGGIKTAIARNARVSDKEDKAEVASTFDDKLAKMSPERAAQIIVRAILKNQARCLVGLDAHALHHFARLTGSRYQDVVARLGASWSPTSP; from the coding sequence ATGAAGAGCCTCGACGACAAGGTCGTCGTCATCACCGGCGCAGCATCCGGGATCGGGCGGGCGCTGGCGGTCGAGACCGCGGGCAAGGGCGCGCACGTCGCGATCTGCGATGTCGATGAGGTCGGGCTTGCCGAGACGGCAAGACTCGTGGAGCACGCCGGTGCACGCACCGTACGCCGCAACCGCCTCGACGTGACCGACCGCGAAGCGATGGCCGCGTACGCGACTGACGTCGCCGACGAGTTCGGCCGGGTCAACGTGATCATCAACAACGCCGGCGTCTCCCTCACCGGGGACTTCGCCGATCTGGCGTACGACGACATGGAGTGGATCGTCGCGATCAACTTCTGGGGTGTCGTCCACGGCACCAAGGAGTTCCTGCCGCACGTGATCGCCAGCGGCGACGGGCACGTGGTGAACCTGTCATCGTTGTTCGGACTCGTCTCCATGCCGGGGCAGTCGCTCTACAACGCGACGAAGTACGCCGTACGCGGCCTCACCGAAGCCCTGCGCGAGGAGATGCTGATCGCAGGCCACCCGGTCGGCGTGACGGCGGTGCACCCAGGCGGCATCAAGACCGCGATCGCCCGCAACGCCCGGGTCAGCGACAAGGAGGACAAGGCCGAGGTGGCCAGCACCTTTGACGACAAGCTCGCCAAGATGTCGCCTGAGCGTGCCGCGCAGATCATCGTGCGGGCGATCTTGAAGAACCAGGCCCGCTGCCTGGTCGGCCTGGACGCCCATGCGCTGCACCACTTCGCCCGGCTGACCGGCTCGCGCTATCAGGACGTCGTCGCACGACTTGGCGCTTCTTGGTCGCCGACTTCCCCGTGA
- a CDS encoding LuxR C-terminal-related transcriptional regulator, which translates to MVRGLSNRGIAEVLGLSERTVEHHIAAAAQAYAVRGRSQLAGALLKESSQLGSSRNP; encoded by the coding sequence GTGGTCCGGGGGCTCAGCAACAGGGGCATCGCTGAGGTGCTGGGGTTGAGTGAGCGAACCGTGGAGCACCATATTGCGGCCGCCGCTCAGGCGTACGCAGTCCGCGGCCGCAGCCAACTGGCCGGTGCACTGCTGAAGGAATCGAGCCAGCTCGGGTCCAGCAGAAACCCCTAG